The following coding sequences are from one Streptomyces sp. NBC_01485 window:
- a CDS encoding helix-turn-helix domain-containing protein produces the protein MTQVNGKEVQLKEEADEPGWEVDPNDHWGIAVLEMVGRQLKLRREVKGMRAADFAAAVGYGEDLVYKIEGGKRIPRLEYLDKADEVLDAGGLISAMWDDVKKVTYPKKVRDLADREAKAVEIGVYVCSSIPGLLQTPEHARALLESWQPAYTPEDVERLVAARMARRSVFERSPAPALGFVLEEATLRRKVGGTMVRRKQFERLLEVGRLNNVTLQVMPLDSGAHPGLSGRIELLKFEDGTAVGRSDGAFNGRPTSDLRQLRILELRYGTIRAQALRPGESLSLIEKLLGDT, from the coding sequence GTGACTCAGGTGAACGGCAAAGAGGTTCAGCTCAAGGAGGAGGCGGACGAGCCCGGTTGGGAGGTGGACCCCAACGACCACTGGGGCATCGCCGTCCTGGAGATGGTCGGACGGCAACTGAAACTGCGGCGCGAGGTCAAGGGGATGCGCGCCGCCGACTTCGCGGCGGCGGTCGGGTACGGCGAGGACCTCGTCTACAAGATCGAGGGCGGCAAGCGGATCCCCCGCCTTGAGTATCTGGACAAGGCCGACGAGGTACTGGACGCCGGTGGGCTGATCTCGGCGATGTGGGACGACGTGAAGAAGGTCACCTACCCGAAGAAGGTGCGGGATCTGGCGGACAGGGAGGCGAAGGCCGTCGAGATCGGCGTGTACGTGTGCAGCAGCATCCCCGGCCTGTTGCAGACCCCCGAGCATGCCCGCGCCCTGCTGGAATCGTGGCAGCCCGCCTACACGCCGGAGGATGTGGAGCGGCTGGTGGCGGCTCGCATGGCGCGTCGCTCCGTCTTCGAGCGGTCACCTGCACCCGCCCTGGGCTTCGTCCTGGAAGAGGCGACACTCCGCCGCAAGGTCGGAGGCACAATGGTGAGGCGAAAGCAGTTCGAACGCCTGCTGGAGGTGGGGCGATTGAACAACGTGACGCTTCAGGTGATGCCGCTGGACAGCGGGGCTCACCCCGGCCTGAGCGGCAGGATCGAGCTGCTGAAGTTCGAGGACGGGACAGCTGTAGGGCGTTCCGATGGGGCGTTCAACGGCCGTCCGACGTCCGATCTGAGGCAGCTCCGCATCCTTGAGCTGCGGTATGGCACCATCCGGGCGCAGGCTCTCCGGCCGGGGGAGTCGCTGAGCCTCATCGAGAAACTGCTGGGAGACACATGA
- a CDS encoding DUF397 domain-containing protein, whose protein sequence is MIRKPSAGTTAELAWFKSSYSSGPDGETCVEVALDWFKSSYSDGPDGESCVEIAATPTTIHVRDSKHADDSPRLALSPEAWTVFVPSV, encoded by the coding sequence ATGATCCGCAAGCCCTCCGCCGGAACCACCGCCGAACTGGCGTGGTTCAAGAGCAGCTACAGCAGCGGCCCCGACGGCGAAACCTGTGTCGAAGTCGCCCTCGACTGGTTCAAGAGCAGCTACAGCGACGGGCCCGACGGCGAGTCGTGCGTCGAGATCGCCGCCACCCCCACCACCATCCACGTCCGTGACTCCAAGCACGCCGACGACAGCCCCCGCCTCGCGCTGTCGCCCGAGGCGTGGACCGTGTTCGTGCCGTCCGTCTAG
- a CDS encoding helix-turn-helix domain-containing protein, producing MDTENPSAPPCAESRTPRKNHPHAGGLTHDNTRHTTRFTVIGNHLAQHKELTLLAIGLAVHLQSLPAGVRVDIKSLTARFPEGATRIAAALRELETHGYLRRERSRVPDGRIVTRTVSCNQPGGRGSAPEPVRPPVRRPAPPRKKLPPVPQPAYPAPALLQTAVDLLATLRRDDPRLLLSATDADHLAPGVAAWLEREVTPTAVRHALTADLPEDPLRRPAALLAHRLADKLPPLPPYRAPAPPQEPRPRLENCDGCDRAFKSTGSDRCGDCRQRSTHH from the coding sequence ATGGATACCGAAAACCCTAGCGCGCCGCCGTGCGCCGAGTCCCGTACCCCGCGCAAAAACCACCCCCACGCGGGCGGACTCACCCACGACAACACCCGTCACACCACCCGCTTCACGGTGATCGGCAACCACCTCGCCCAGCACAAGGAGCTCACCCTCCTGGCGATCGGCCTGGCCGTGCACCTCCAGTCGCTCCCGGCGGGCGTCCGCGTCGACATCAAGTCGCTCACCGCCCGCTTCCCCGAGGGCGCGACCCGCATCGCCGCCGCGCTACGCGAACTGGAAACCCACGGCTACCTGCGCCGCGAACGCTCCCGCGTCCCCGACGGCCGCATCGTCACCCGCACGGTCTCCTGCAACCAGCCCGGCGGGCGAGGCAGCGCGCCCGAGCCCGTCAGGCCGCCCGTACGACGTCCCGCCCCACCCCGCAAGAAGCTCCCGCCGGTCCCACAGCCCGCGTACCCGGCCCCCGCCCTCCTCCAGACGGCCGTGGACCTCCTGGCCACCCTCCGCCGCGACGACCCCCGCCTCCTCCTCTCCGCCACGGACGCCGACCATCTCGCGCCGGGAGTCGCCGCCTGGCTGGAGCGCGAGGTCACCCCCACGGCCGTACGCCACGCCCTCACCGCCGACCTCCCCGAGGACCCCCTGCGCCGCCCCGCAGCCCTCCTGGCCCACCGCCTGGCCGACAAGCTCCCACCCCTCCCGCCGTACCGAGCCCCCGCCCCACCCCAGGAGCCCCGCCCCCGACTCGAAAACTGCGACGGCTGCGACCGAGCCTTCAAATCCACGGGATCAGACAGATGCGGCGATTGCCGACAGCGGTCCACGCACCACTGA
- a CDS encoding ABC transporter ATP-binding protein codes for MTTTTAPVVGFDQVTKSFGDVRAVDALTLALRPGETVALLGPNGAGKSTTLDLLLGLKHADSGAVRLFGATPREAIVAGRVGAMLQSGGLMDEVTVAELVRLACALHPKPYRPADVLARAGVTQIADRKVDKLSGGQAQRVRFALATAGDSDLIVLDEPTTGMDVTTRQAFWATMREQADQGRTVLFATHYLEEADAIADRVLVLHRGRLLADGTAAEIKAKAGARRIAFDLEGGIDEAALRALPFLTTLDVSGRTVRIQSTDADATVHAVYGLGLYPHNLEVAGLGLEQAFVALTTAEEAKSK; via the coding sequence ATGACGACGACGACAGCGCCGGTGGTCGGATTCGACCAGGTGACCAAGAGCTTCGGTGACGTACGGGCCGTGGACGCCCTGACGCTCGCGCTGCGCCCCGGCGAGACCGTGGCGCTGCTCGGCCCGAACGGCGCCGGCAAGTCCACCACCCTCGACCTGCTGCTCGGCCTCAAGCACGCCGACAGCGGCGCCGTCCGCCTCTTCGGCGCCACCCCGCGCGAGGCGATCGTCGCCGGGCGGGTGGGCGCGATGCTCCAGAGCGGCGGCCTGATGGACGAGGTGACGGTCGCCGAACTGGTCCGGCTCGCCTGCGCCCTGCACCCGAAGCCGTACCGCCCCGCCGACGTGCTGGCCCGCGCCGGGGTCACCCAGATAGCCGACCGCAAGGTCGACAAGCTCTCCGGCGGCCAGGCCCAGCGCGTCCGCTTCGCCCTCGCCACCGCCGGCGACAGCGACCTCATCGTCCTGGACGAGCCCACGACCGGAATGGACGTCACCACCCGCCAGGCGTTCTGGGCCACCATGCGCGAGCAGGCCGACCAGGGCCGCACGGTCCTGTTCGCCACCCACTACCTCGAAGAGGCCGACGCCATCGCCGACCGGGTGCTCGTCCTGCACCGGGGCCGGCTGCTCGCCGACGGCACGGCCGCCGAGATCAAGGCGAAGGCCGGGGCCCGCAGGATCGCCTTCGACCTGGAGGGCGGGATCGACGAGGCCGCACTGCGCGCCCTGCCGTTCCTCACCACCCTCGACGTGTCCGGCCGCACCGTCCGCATCCAGTCCACCGACGCCGACGCCACCGTCCACGCCGTGTACGGCCTCGGCCTCTACCCGCACAACCTCGAGGTCGCCGGGCTCGGCCTGGAGCAGGCCTTCGTGGCCCTCACCACCGCCGAGGAGGCGAAGTCGAAGTGA
- a CDS encoding ABC transporter permease, which translates to MNGLIKLELTRALRNRKFLFFSVIYPSVLFLLIAGSADGTTKVDGTGLTLPTYMMVSMASFGALTAVLMGNSERIAKERQSGWVRQLRLTTLPGRGYVLAKTASAAVVSLPSIVVVFAVAAAVKDVRLDAWQWLALTGAIWAGSLVFAALGVAIGYMANGDAVRPITMITYFGLSILGGLWMPTTTFPTWLQDIAKWVPTHAYAALGQSIEQSQAPHAKDIVILAVFFALFTGGAAWLYRKDTLKA; encoded by the coding sequence GTGAACGGCCTCATCAAGCTGGAGCTCACCCGCGCCCTGCGCAACCGCAAGTTCCTGTTCTTCTCGGTGATCTACCCGTCGGTCCTGTTCCTGCTCATCGCGGGCAGCGCCGACGGCACGACGAAGGTTGACGGCACGGGCCTCACCCTGCCGACCTACATGATGGTCTCGATGGCCTCCTTCGGCGCCCTCACGGCCGTCCTGATGGGCAACAGCGAGCGCATCGCCAAGGAACGCCAGAGCGGCTGGGTACGGCAACTGCGCCTGACCACGCTCCCCGGCCGCGGCTACGTCCTGGCGAAGACCGCGAGCGCCGCCGTGGTCAGCCTGCCGTCCATCGTCGTGGTCTTCGCCGTCGCCGCGGCCGTGAAGGACGTGCGGCTGGACGCCTGGCAGTGGCTCGCGCTGACCGGCGCGATCTGGGCCGGCAGCCTCGTCTTCGCCGCCCTGGGCGTGGCGATCGGATACATGGCGAACGGCGACGCGGTCCGCCCGATCACGATGATCACCTACTTCGGCCTGTCGATCCTCGGCGGCCTGTGGATGCCCACGACGACCTTCCCGACCTGGCTTCAGGACATAGCCAAGTGGGTGCCGACGCACGCGTACGCTGCGCTGGGGCAGTCGATCGAGCAGAGCCAGGCCCCGCACGCCAAGGACATCGTCATCCTGGCCGTCTTCTTCGCCCTGTTCACGGGCGGCGCGGCCTGGCTGTACCGGAAGGACACGCTGAAGGCGTGA
- a CDS encoding ABC transporter ATP-binding protein, translating to MLLEVRDLHVEFRTRDGNARAVNGVSYGVDAGETLAVLGESGSGKSVTAQAIMGILDMPPGRITGGEILFQGRDLLRLKEEERRKVRGAEMAMIFQDALSSLNPVLTVGDQLGEMFVVHRGMSRKDARTKAVELMDHVRIPAARERVRDYPHQFSGGMRQRIMIAMALALEPALIIADEPTTALDVTVQAQVMDLLAELQREYHMGLILITHDLGVVADVADRIAVMYAGRIVESAPVHDIYKAPAHPYTRGLLDSIPRLDQKGHELYAIKGLPPNLMAIPPGCAFNPRCPMDQHVCRRDVPPLYEVDDSDDDRTSACHFWRECLHG from the coding sequence ATGCTGCTCGAAGTGCGCGACCTGCATGTGGAGTTCCGTACCCGGGACGGCAACGCCCGGGCCGTCAACGGCGTCAGCTACGGCGTGGACGCCGGCGAGACCCTCGCGGTGCTCGGCGAGTCGGGCTCCGGGAAGTCCGTCACCGCGCAGGCGATCATGGGCATCCTCGACATGCCGCCCGGCCGGATCACCGGCGGCGAGATCCTCTTCCAGGGCCGGGACCTGCTCCGGCTCAAGGAGGAGGAGCGCCGGAAGGTCCGGGGCGCCGAGATGGCGATGATCTTCCAGGACGCCCTGTCGTCCCTCAACCCCGTGCTGACGGTCGGCGACCAGCTCGGCGAGATGTTCGTCGTCCACCGGGGCATGTCGCGCAAGGACGCGCGGACGAAGGCCGTGGAGCTGATGGACCACGTCCGCATCCCGGCCGCCCGCGAACGGGTCCGGGACTACCCCCACCAGTTCTCCGGCGGCATGCGCCAGCGCATCATGATCGCGATGGCGCTCGCCCTCGAACCGGCGCTCATCATCGCCGACGAGCCCACCACCGCCCTCGACGTCACGGTCCAGGCCCAGGTCATGGACCTGCTCGCGGAGTTGCAGCGCGAGTACCACATGGGGCTCATCCTCATCACCCACGACCTGGGCGTGGTCGCCGACGTCGCCGACCGCATCGCGGTGATGTACGCGGGCCGGATCGTCGAGTCGGCCCCCGTCCACGACATCTACAAGGCCCCGGCCCACCCCTACACCCGAGGCCTGCTCGACTCCATCCCGCGCCTGGACCAGAAGGGCCACGAGCTCTACGCCATCAAGGGCCTGCCACCCAACCTCATGGCCATCCCCCCGGGCTGCGCCTTCAACCCACGCTGCCCGATGGACCAGCACGTGTGCCGCAGGGACGTGCCCCCGTTGTACGAGGTCGACGACTCAGACGATGACCGCACGAGCGCGTGCCACTTCTGGAGGGAGTGCCTCCATGGCTAG
- a CDS encoding ATP-binding protein yields MIEQTVSSEPQPAHHFRNFSVRLSPTPRGARLARLLAVEQLRSWELPLDPARQIVAELATNAATHGRVPGRDFRLSLYVIANTLRIEVTDTSGDRPPRPRRTPPEADSESGRGLLLVEALADRWGWAPEMRPRKTVWAEVVLPPEPDTSCAGARGALFPRTTTVKEPHQAPPLPPAAQTHSRE; encoded by the coding sequence GTGATTGAGCAAACCGTCTCTTCCGAGCCCCAACCTGCCCACCACTTCCGCAACTTCAGCGTGCGCCTGTCGCCCACGCCGCGCGGAGCCCGCCTCGCGCGACTGCTGGCGGTGGAACAACTGCGCTCCTGGGAGCTGCCCTTGGACCCCGCCCGTCAGATCGTCGCCGAGCTCGCGACGAACGCGGCGACCCACGGACGCGTCCCCGGCCGGGACTTCCGGCTGTCGCTCTACGTCATCGCGAACACGTTGCGCATCGAGGTGACGGACACGTCGGGGGACCGGCCGCCCCGCCCCCGCCGAACGCCCCCGGAAGCCGATTCCGAGTCAGGGCGCGGACTGCTCCTCGTCGAGGCGCTCGCCGACCGGTGGGGCTGGGCACCGGAGATGCGTCCGCGCAAGACGGTCTGGGCCGAGGTCGTTCTCCCACCGGAACCCGATACCTCGTGTGCCGGTGCGAGGGGCGCTCTTTTCCCAAGGACCACGACGGTGAAAGAACCCCACCAAGCCCCACCCCTCCCGCCCGCGGCGCAAACTCACTCCCGCGAGTGA
- a CDS encoding DUF6113 family protein has protein sequence MADRGSMLAQPLRMPPPGRAAACVGLLLLGAVAGLAGALVQAGWFPGGLLLALVGAAGLFVGGARALDSRAGAVAPAAGWMISVVLCTAGRPEGDFLFGAGGGSYLFLLGGMALAVICATIGLGRQPGGDDVRLGK, from the coding sequence ATGGCCGATCGTGGGTCGATGCTCGCCCAGCCGCTCCGGATGCCCCCGCCCGGACGGGCCGCCGCCTGTGTGGGGCTGCTCCTGCTCGGGGCCGTCGCCGGTCTCGCCGGGGCGCTCGTCCAGGCCGGCTGGTTCCCGGGCGGACTGCTCCTCGCGCTCGTGGGCGCGGCCGGGCTGTTCGTCGGCGGGGCGCGTGCCCTGGACAGCCGCGCCGGGGCCGTCGCGCCCGCCGCGGGCTGGATGATCTCGGTCGTCCTGTGCACCGCGGGCCGTCCCGAGGGCGACTTCCTGTTCGGCGCGGGAGGCGGCTCGTACCTCTTCCTGCTCGGTGGCATGGCGCTCGCTGTGATCTGTGCCACGATCGGTTTGGGGCGGCAACCGGGCGGCGATGACGTCCGACTTGGCAAGTGA
- a CDS encoding S9 family peptidase, which produces MTTDSDSFPRRHARTQRFTLGAPRSFAVAPDGSRVVFLRSGSGTERANSLWVLDPADGTERLAADPGTLLGGASEDLSAEEKARRERSREGGAGIVGYATDEAVELAAFALSGRLFTAELRAGTTTGIAVPGPVIDPRPSPDGRLVAYVAGGALRVVGSGGTDDRAVAEPESDKVSYGLAEFIAAEEMHRLRGFWWAPESDRLLVSRVDDTPVERWWLSDPAHPKRDPQHVPYPAAGTPNADVRLFVFGLDGVRTEVVWDRARYPYLARVHWSGAGAPLLLVQARDQRSQLFLAVDTASGATRMVHADEDPIWLELFPGVPCWSPSGQLVRIADEGGARVLTVGERPLTGAQLHVRAVLDVTADDVLVSASAGEDAATAEIGEVHVYRVNELGMERLSQEPGVHSAVRAGKVTVLVSATPDRPGSVARVLRDGKPADGKSASGKSRDGKPASGKPAVTVPSYAEDPGLSPRVTLTQGGARRIPCAVLMPSDYDTAYDGSTPLPVLMDPYGGPHGQRVVAAHNAHLTSQWFADQGFAVVVADGRGTPGRSPAWEKAIKDDVAAIALEDQVDALHALAERFPLDLTRVAIRGWSFGGYLAGLAALRRPDVFHAAIVGAPVTDLRLYDTHYEERYLGHPGERPEVYRRNSLIDDAGLVDAAEPARPMMIIHGLADDNVVVAHSLRLSSALLAAGRPHEVLPLSGVTHMTPQEQVAENLLHLQLDFLRRSLGLARTQQEATQQ; this is translated from the coding sequence ATGACGACCGACTCCGACTCCTTCCCCCGCCGGCACGCCCGCACCCAGCGTTTCACCCTCGGCGCGCCGCGTTCGTTCGCCGTCGCACCCGACGGCTCCCGGGTCGTGTTCCTGCGCTCCGGATCCGGTACGGAACGGGCGAACTCCCTCTGGGTGCTCGATCCGGCGGACGGCACGGAACGCCTCGCCGCCGACCCGGGCACCCTCCTCGGCGGAGCTTCCGAGGACCTCTCAGCCGAGGAGAAGGCGCGTCGCGAGCGCAGCCGTGAGGGGGGTGCGGGGATCGTCGGATACGCCACCGACGAGGCCGTCGAACTGGCGGCTTTCGCCTTGTCAGGGCGGCTTTTCACGGCCGAGCTGCGGGCGGGCACGACCACCGGGATCGCCGTTCCCGGGCCGGTGATCGACCCCCGGCCGTCGCCCGACGGACGGCTCGTCGCGTACGTCGCCGGGGGCGCTCTGCGGGTGGTGGGCTCTGGGGGTACGGACGACCGCGCGGTGGCGGAACCGGAATCGGACAAAGTTTCGTATGGCCTGGCGGAGTTCATCGCGGCCGAGGAGATGCACCGGCTGCGGGGCTTCTGGTGGGCTCCGGAGTCGGACCGGCTGCTGGTCAGCCGCGTGGACGACACGCCGGTGGAGCGGTGGTGGCTCTCCGATCCGGCCCACCCGAAACGTGACCCACAACACGTGCCCTATCCAGCTGCTGGGACACCCAACGCTGACGTACGCCTGTTCGTGTTCGGGCTCGACGGGGTGCGCACGGAGGTCGTCTGGGACCGGGCGCGGTACCCGTATCTGGCACGAGTGCACTGGTCAGGGGCGGGTGCACCGCTGTTGCTCGTACAAGCGCGCGATCAGCGCAGCCAGCTTTTCCTGGCCGTGGACACCGCCTCCGGGGCGACCCGGATGGTGCACGCCGACGAAGATCCGATTTGGCTTGAACTTTTCCCCGGAGTGCCCTGCTGGAGCCCCTCCGGGCAGTTGGTCCGGATCGCCGACGAGGGCGGCGCGCGGGTCCTCACCGTCGGCGAACGTCCGCTGACCGGGGCCCAGTTGCACGTCCGGGCGGTGCTGGACGTCACCGCCGACGACGTGCTCGTCTCCGCCTCGGCCGGGGAGGATGCCGCCACAGCGGAGATCGGCGAGGTGCACGTCTACCGGGTCAACGAACTCGGCATGGAGCGCCTCTCGCAGGAGCCCGGCGTGCACTCGGCGGTGCGCGCGGGGAAGGTGACCGTCCTCGTGTCGGCGACGCCGGACCGGCCGGGGAGCGTGGCGCGGGTGCTGCGGGACGGAAAGCCGGCGGACGGGAAGTCGGCGAGCGGGAAGTCGAGGGACGGGAAGCCTGCGAGCGGCAAGCCTGCGGTGACTGTCCCGTCGTATGCGGAGGATCCCGGTCTGTCCCCGCGCGTGACGCTGACACAGGGGGGCGCACGGCGGATCCCGTGCGCCGTGCTTATGCCGTCGGACTACGACACGGCCTACGACGGGAGCACTCCGCTCCCCGTCCTCATGGACCCCTACGGCGGTCCGCACGGGCAGCGGGTGGTGGCCGCGCACAACGCCCACCTGACCTCGCAGTGGTTCGCCGACCAGGGGTTCGCGGTGGTCGTCGCCGACGGGCGGGGCACGCCGGGTCGCTCCCCCGCCTGGGAGAAGGCGATCAAGGACGACGTGGCCGCGATCGCCCTGGAGGACCAGGTGGACGCCCTGCACGCGCTCGCCGAACGCTTCCCGCTCGATCTGACCCGGGTGGCCATCCGTGGCTGGTCCTTCGGCGGCTACCTGGCGGGGCTCGCGGCACTGCGCCGCCCGGACGTCTTCCACGCGGCGATCGTCGGGGCCCCGGTCACCGACCTGCGCCTGTACGACACCCACTACGAGGAGCGCTACCTCGGCCACCCCGGGGAACGGCCCGAGGTGTACCGGCGCAACTCGCTGATCGACGACGCGGGCCTGGTGGACGCGGCCGAGCCGGCCCGCCCGATGATGATCATCCACGGGCTGGCGGACGACAACGTGGTGGTCGCCCACTCCCTGCGGCTGTCCTCGGCACTGCTGGCGGCGGGCCGCCCGCACGAGGTGCTGCCCCTGTCGGGCGTCACGCACATGACCCCGCAGGAACAGGTCGCGGAGAACCTGCTGCACCTCCAGTTGGACTTCCTCCGCCGCTCCCTGGGCCTCGCCCGGACACAGCAGGAGGCGACACAGCAGTAG
- the mshB gene encoding N-acetyl-1-D-myo-inositol-2-amino-2-deoxy-alpha-D-glucopyranoside deacetylase: MKELPGRRLLLVHAHPDDESINNGVTMARYAAEGVRVTLVTCTLGELGEVIPPELRHLSGAALGKHRLRELAAAMAEVGVDDFRLLGGEGRYGDSGMMGLADNDDPACFWQADVDEAAASLVEVILEVRPQVLVTYDDNGGYGHPDHIQAHRVAVRAVELAESAGWRIPKVYVNRVPRSVTEAAFARLQEELPGLPFTKSAVVSDVPGVVDDDRVTAEIGVGGGAYASAKAAAMRAHATQVEVAPGERYFALSNELAQPVFATEYYELVRGEPARSRSRSRETDLFAGVGVEAAEAGEVA, from the coding sequence ATGAAGGAATTGCCCGGTCGGCGTCTGTTGTTGGTGCACGCTCACCCGGATGACGAGTCGATCAACAACGGCGTGACCATGGCCAGGTATGCGGCCGAGGGTGTTCGTGTGACGCTGGTCACCTGCACCCTCGGGGAACTCGGCGAGGTGATCCCGCCGGAACTGCGGCATCTGTCCGGGGCCGCCCTCGGGAAGCACCGGCTGCGCGAGCTGGCCGCCGCGATGGCCGAGGTCGGTGTCGACGACTTCCGGCTGCTCGGCGGTGAGGGCCGTTACGGCGACTCCGGGATGATGGGCCTCGCCGACAACGACGACCCCGCCTGCTTCTGGCAGGCGGACGTCGACGAAGCCGCCGCGTCTCTCGTCGAGGTGATCCTCGAGGTACGCCCCCAGGTCCTCGTCACGTACGACGACAACGGCGGCTACGGCCACCCCGACCACATCCAGGCCCACCGCGTCGCCGTGCGGGCGGTGGAGCTGGCCGAGAGCGCCGGGTGGCGCATCCCCAAGGTGTACGTCAACCGCGTCCCGCGCTCCGTCACCGAGGCCGCCTTCGCCCGGCTCCAGGAGGAGCTGCCGGGGCTGCCCTTCACCAAGAGCGCCGTCGTCTCCGACGTACCGGGTGTGGTGGACGACGATCGCGTCACGGCGGAGATCGGCGTCGGCGGCGGTGCGTATGCCTCCGCAAAGGCCGCCGCCATGCGTGCCCACGCCACGCAGGTCGAAGTCGCCCCCGGTGAGCGGTACTTCGCCCTCTCCAACGAACTCGCGCAGCCCGTCTTCGCGACCGAGTACTACGAACTCGTACGCGGGGAGCCGGCACGGTCGAGGTCGAGGTCGAGGGAGACCGATCTCTTCGCGGGCGTCGGCGTCGAGGCCGCCGAGGCGGGGGAGGTGGCCTGA
- a CDS encoding ABC transporter permease: MPEPMPPEQHLPGAGRTPEDGAIADTGMGGGMDLATAEGETLEQHPSAASGGRAPGGPLGTGPSEQYSSAASGGRARSLWSDAWRDLRRNPVFIVSALVILFLVFISLWPGAITWLSPLKCDLAKAQEGSQPGHPFGFDGQGCDVYTRVVYGARTSVEVGVLATLGVALLGSVLGGLAGFFGGAGDSVLSRITDVFFAIPVVLGGLVLLSVVTSNTVWPVIGFMVLLGWPQISRIARGSVITAKQNDYVQAARALGATNSRLLLRHITPNAVAPVIVVATIALGTYIALEATLSYLGVGLKPPTVSWGIDISAASPYIRNAPHALLWPSGALALTVLAFIMLGDAVRDALDPKLR; the protein is encoded by the coding sequence ATGCCTGAGCCGATGCCGCCCGAGCAGCACCTGCCGGGCGCGGGCCGCACCCCGGAGGACGGCGCCATCGCCGACACCGGCATGGGCGGCGGGATGGACCTGGCCACGGCGGAGGGGGAGACCCTCGAGCAGCATCCATCAGCCGCCTCCGGCGGACGGGCCCCCGGCGGCCCGCTCGGCACCGGCCCGTCGGAGCAGTATTCATCAGCCGCCTCCGGCGGACGGGCCCGCTCCCTCTGGTCGGACGCCTGGCGCGACCTGCGCCGCAACCCGGTGTTCATCGTCTCCGCCCTGGTCATCCTCTTCCTGGTCTTCATCTCCCTGTGGCCCGGGGCCATCACCTGGCTGAGCCCCCTCAAGTGCGACCTCGCCAAGGCCCAGGAAGGCTCCCAGCCGGGCCACCCGTTCGGCTTCGACGGCCAGGGCTGCGACGTCTACACCCGCGTCGTCTACGGCGCCCGTACGTCCGTCGAGGTCGGCGTCCTGGCCACCCTCGGCGTCGCCCTCCTGGGCAGCGTGCTGGGCGGCCTCGCGGGCTTCTTCGGCGGCGCGGGGGACTCGGTCCTCTCCCGCATCACCGACGTCTTCTTCGCCATCCCGGTCGTCCTGGGCGGCCTGGTGCTCCTGTCCGTGGTGACCAGCAACACGGTCTGGCCGGTCATCGGGTTCATGGTGCTGCTGGGCTGGCCCCAGATCTCCCGCATCGCGCGCGGCTCGGTGATCACCGCCAAACAGAACGACTACGTCCAGGCCGCCCGCGCCCTGGGCGCCACCAACTCCCGGCTCCTGCTGCGCCACATCACCCCGAACGCGGTCGCCCCGGTGATCGTCGTCGCGACCATCGCGCTCGGCACGTACATCGCGCTGGAGGCGACGCTGTCCTACCTGGGCGTGGGCCTGAAGCCGCCGACCGTCTCCTGGGGCATCGACATCTCCGCCGCCTCCCCCTACATCCGCAACGCCCCGCACGCCCTCCTGTGGCCCTCGGGCGCCCTCGCCCTCACGGTCCTGGCGTTCATCATGCTCGGCGACGCGGTCCGCGACGCCCTCGACCCGAAGCTGAGGTGA